One window from the genome of Pyrus communis chromosome 16, drPyrComm1.1, whole genome shotgun sequence encodes:
- the LOC137719783 gene encoding non-specific lipid-transfer protein A-like: MSRLIGFFAVLILLSITAHSAPSCPTVSQEVAPCVPFVKGGAGAKPSEACCKGVKNLSVNANNKADKEAVCLCLKQALSTIGTYSPSQVSALPKKCGISLVLPPIDKNTDCSK, from the coding sequence ATGTCTCGCCTAATCGGATTCTTCGCTGTTCTCATACTCCTTTCGATAACTGCACACTCGGCGCCTTCATGCCCTACGGTGTCACAGGAGGTGGCTCCGTGCGTCCCTTTCGTGAAAGGTGGAGCCGGCGCCAAACCATCGGAAGCGTGTTGCAAGGGTGTCAAGAACCTGAGTGTGAATGCCAATAACAAGGCAGACAAGGAAGCTGTTTGCCTGTGCCTCAAGCAAGCGTTGTCTACCATTGGAACCTATAGTCCTTCTCAAGTCTCGGCTCTTCCCAAGAAATGTGGCATCTCCCTCGTCCTCCCTCCAATTGACAAAAACACGGATTGCTCAAAGTAA
- the LOC137720210 gene encoding cyclic nucleotide-gated ion channel 1-like: MNSKRLKFVRFEDWQSEGSLSSEREASADDGQNPRRAKPSVNAVLRSIRRGLDRGSDRFISLKKPLSSTSVGSRLANESGSRRKILDPQGSFLQNWNKIFVLSCVIAVSLDPLFLYTPVVDGKKKCIEMDERLQIIACVLRSFTDIFHVLHIIFQFRTGFIAPSSRVFGRGELIDDPVAIAKRYLSSYFIIDILAILPLPQAVVFIVIPTISRPVSPLTKDLLKFVIVAQYVPRFWRIFPLYKEVTRTSGFLTETAWAGAAFNLLLYMLASHIVGAFWYLFSMEREYRCWRDQCNGDDACKSSLYCDSNNYTVASFVANKNASCPFIDPGDIKNSSVFNFGIYYDALASGVVETRDFPKKFLFCFWWGLRNLSSLGQNLKTSTYVWEIIFAVTISILGLVLFSLLIGNMQKYLQSTTVRIEEMRVKRRDAEQWMAHRMLPENLRERIRRYDQYKWQETRGVDEDTLVRNLPKDLRKDIKRHLCLGLLQRVPIFEKMDEQLMDAMCDRLKPVLYTDKSYITREGDPVDEMLFIMRGNLATMTTNGGRTGFFNTADLKAGDFCGEELLTWALDPNSSTNLPTSTRTVEAKTEVEAFALKADDLKFVASQFRRMHSKQLQHTFRFYSQQWRTWSACFIQAAWRRHWKRKLEKSLREEEDRLQDALTRDAGTSPSLLAAVYASKFAANALRGLRQKGKRDTRPSPTLLPLLPQKPAEPDFTAERH, encoded by the exons GTTTGAAGATTGGCAATCGGAGGGTTCTCTAAGTTCTGAAAGAGAAGCTTCTGCTGATGATGGACAAAATCCAAGAAGAGCGAAACCATCTGTGAATGCAGTTTTGAGGAGTATTCGGAGAGGACTAGATAGAGGTTCCGACAGGTTTATAAGCTTGAAAAAACCATTAAGTTCCACTTCCGTAGGCAGCCGGCTAGCAAATGAGTCAGGCTCGAGGAGGAAAATTCTTGACCCTCAGGGGTCATTTCTTCAGAATTGGAATAAGATATTTGTGCTCTCTTGTGTCATTGCTGTGTCCTTGGACCCGCTGTTTCTTTATACCCCGGTGGTTGATGGCAAAAAAAAATGCATCGAGATGGACGAGAGATTGCAGATCATTGCTTGTGTTCTTCGATCATTTACCGACATCTTTCATGTGCTTCACATCATCTTTCAGTTCCGCACGGGGTTTATTGCCCCATCTTCTCGCGTATTTGGGAGGGGTGAGCTAATTGATGACCCTGTGGCCATTGCGAAAAGATACTTGTCCTCGTACTTCATCATTGACATTCTAGCCATTCTTCCATTGCCACAG GCTGTAGTTTTTATTGTAATTCCTACAATATCGCGTCCGGTTTCACCGCTCACAAAGGACTTGCTGAAGTTTGTAATCGTTGCGCAATATGTGCCGAGATTTTGGAGGATCTTTCCGCTCTACAAAGAAGTAACAAGAACTTCTGGCTTCCTGACCGAAACAGCATGGGCCGGAGCTGCTTTCAATCTTCTGCTCTACATGCTAGCCAGTCAT ATAGTTGGAGCCTTTTGGTATTTGTTCTCCATGGAACGGGAGTATAGGTGCTGGCGCGATCAGTGCAATGGAGACGATGCTTGTAAGAGTTCCCTGTACTGTGATTCTAACAATTACACTGTTGCAAGCTTTGTGGCAAATAAAAACGCTTCTTGCCCTTTCATTGACCCGGGCGACATTAAAAATTCATCGGTGTTCAACTTTGGGATATATTATGATGCTCTGGCGTCTGGTGTGGTGGAGACAAGAGATTTTCCAAAGAAATTCTTGTTCTGCTTCTGGTGGGGACTGCGCAACCTTAG TTCACTTGGCCAAAACCTCAAAACAAGTACATATGTTTGGGAGATAATCTTTGCCGTTACCATATCGATTTTGGGATTAGTTCTGTTTTCGTTGCTCATTGGCAATATGCAG AAATATCTGCAGTCCACAACTGTGAGaattgaagaaatgagagtgaaAAGGCGCGATGCAGAACAGTGGATGGCACACCGAATGCTCCCGGAGAACTTGAGGGAAAGGATTAGACGGTATGATCAGTACAAATGGCAAGAAACAAGAGGTGTTGATGAAGATACTCTAGTTCGTAACCTTCCTAAGGACCTACGAAAGGACATAAAGCGCCATCTTTGCTTGGGTCTTCTCCAGAGA GTGCCAATTTTCGAAAAAATGGATGAACAACTGATGGACGCCATGTGCGATCGTCTCAAGCCAGTTCTATACACGGACAAGAGCTATATAACCCGAGAAGGTGATCCAGTAGATGAGATGCTGTTTATTATGCGGGGAAATTTAGCAACCATGACTACAAATGGTGGAAGAACTGGCTTCTTTAACACTGCTGATCTTAAGGCTGGTGACTTCTGTGGAGAAGAGCTTCTTACATGGGCCTTGGATCCAAACTCCTCCACCAATCTCCCCACCTCAACTAGGACAGTGGAAGCTAAAACCGAGGTTGAAGCGTTTGCACTCAAGGCTGATGATTTGAAGTTTGTCGCCTCCCAGTTTCGGCGCATGCACAGCAAGCAGCTCCAACACACTTTCAG GTTCTACTCCCAGCAGTGGAGAACATGGTCAGCCTGTTTCATACAAGCAGCATGGCGCCGGCACTGGAAGAGAAAGCTCGAGAAGTCATTACGCGAAGAAGAGGACAGATTGCAAGATGCTTTGACAAGAGATGCAGGAACCTCACCTAGCCTCCTTGCCGCTGTATATGCATCAAAGTTTGCAGCCAACGCGCTGCGAGGGTTGCGACAAAAGGGTAAGCGCGACACTAGACCGTCACCAACATTGCTGCCTCTGCTGCCTCAGAAGCCCGCTGAGCCCGATTTTACCGCAGAACGTCACTAG